A DNA window from Ipomoea triloba cultivar NCNSP0323 chromosome 10, ASM357664v1 contains the following coding sequences:
- the LOC116031989 gene encoding fasciclin-like arabinogalactan protein 21 — MADSCSHWWHAPFYLALSVTLAFIAISTGIRSGNPQSKLSLQQSLHHNLSINASRALRLRGGFTVFAALLQISPDLFLSSPDSTIFAVQDPAFFNVSLPPWAIKELLLYHTSPSRLPFNLLLRIPAGNCVSTLLLDKNAKITKIDPKRRSVEINNVLITHPDLFLGNGLSVHGVAGFFLPVGKEIVQSSPCDSNTSHLEWPRIVQLLSSNGFVSFAIGLYSVLDGLTGDHANLTSVTIFAPPSLGFLSSPSPLLNKVVKLHLVPSKYTFQELSSLPQGTVLNTLLPGAEVKISFNNSTRSLSVNGVEITAPDVLRSRNFTVHGISRALGVYNQVQNQIV; from the coding sequence ATGGCGGATTCATGTTCGCACTGGTGGCACGCTCCTTTCTACCTGGCCCTCTCTGTGACACTAGCTTTCATCGCCATCTCCACCGGCATCCGCTCCGGGAACCCTCAATCCAAACTCTCACTCCAACAATCACTACATCACAACCTCTCCATCAACGCCTCCCGCGCTCTCCGCCTCCGCGGCGGCTTCACCGTCTTCGCCGCCCTCCTCCAAATCTCGCCGGACCTTTTCCTCTCCTCGCCGGACTCCACAATCTTCGCCGTCCAAGACCCGGCTTTCTTCAACGTTTCTCTCCCTCCCTGGGCCATCAAGGAGCTTCTCCTCTACCACACCTCCCCTTCTCGCCTCCCCTTTAATCTCCTCCTCAGAATCCCCGCCGGAAACTGCGTTTCCACTCTTCTCCTCGACAAGAACGCCAAGATCACCAAGATTGACCCAAAACGCCGCTCTGTTGAGATCAATAATGTTTTGATCACCCACCCGGATTTGTTTCTTGGAAACGGCCTCTCCGTCCATGGAGTCGCCGGGTTCTTCTTGCCGGTGGGAAAAGAAATCGTCCAATCCTCGCCCTGCGATTCCAACACCTCCCATCTCGAATGGCCAAGAatcgttcagctcctcagctcTAACGGATTCGTCTCCTTCGCAATCGGACTCTACTCTGTTCTTGACGGCCTCACCGGCGATCACGCCAATTTAACCTCCGTCACCATCTTTGCGCCTCCCAGCTTGGGGTTCTTATCATCCCCATCGCCATTGTTGAACAAAGTGGTGAAGCTTCATTTAGTGCCCAGTAAATACACATTCCAGGAACTGTCATCTCTGCCCCAGGGGACTGTTCTCAACACTCTGCTTCCCGGTGCAGAAGTCAAGATCAGTTTCAATAATTCCACAAGAAGTTTATCTGTCAATGGAGTGGAGATCACTGCACCGGATGTTTTAAGATCCAGAAATTTCACTGTCCATGGGATTTCTCGAGCTTTAGGGGTATATAATCAGGTTCAGAACCAGATTGTTTAG
- the LOC116031988 gene encoding receptor-like serine/threonine-protein kinase SD1-8, with product MPVMRLKVNKKTGKGNVIRCWSSSDDPRPGKFSWGMDPKGSPQFLIWKEDKPYYRSNLYQDGFTYNIYFPSGGYVSYTYATENDEEYFSYRYVDTSIQARVILSPDGHLQFLSRQKTSEKWEMLWQAPTNECELYARCGSFGSCEIYDSRPVCSCLKGFKPKSQRDWDKGKYDAGCERSIALGCGEADTFMRLPLRKWPDHSSSLGNMTFQECQMECSRSCNCTAFAYSKSTSDSAVNCINWFGDLVDLAHNYSPAGDFGQDLYVRVHASELINADGSSGNDDSPHRNIRRLVAIIVASVSSLFLLTVLVYILTRGRKGWVSKKSTESSDAPLLGKEDIELLYLSFRRIMDATNNFDEANKLGEGGFGPVYKGFLSEFGMVAIKRLSKQSSQGLKEFMNELKLIAKLQHTNLVCLLGCCIEGEEKILIYEYMPKRSLDKFLFDAIQKDNLDWNTRLQIIEGVAQGILYLHKYSRLKVIHRDLKASNILLDEAMKPKISDFGMARIFGIDQTQEKTNHVVGTYGYIPPEYVLHGQFSEKSDVFSFGVLLLEIVSGRKNSNFFRTQLSLTLLGWAWKNWKDGQPLEFVDLTIKESCDSLKVIRCIEVGLLCVQAIPTDRPIMSDVVQMLSNDHASPIPQLKEPAFVSSQPNSIICTSSHSNSKNEITISILDPR from the exons ATGCCGGTGATGAGGCTAAAGGTAAACAAGAAAACTGGAAAAGGGAACGTGATAAGATGTTGGAGTAGCAGTGATGATCCCCGGCCAGGGAAATTCTCGTGGGGAATGGATCCTAAAGGATCTCCCCAGTTTTTGATTTGGAAAGAAGATAAACCTTATTATAGGAGCAATTTGTATCAGGATGGGTTTACTTACAATATTTACTTTCCCTCAGGGGGATATGTATCATATACTTATGCTACAGAAAATGATGAAGAATATTTCAGCTATAGATATGTTGACACCTCAATTCAAGCAAGGGTCATCTTGAGTCCAGACGGTCATTTGCAGTTTCTGTCGAGGCAAAAAACAAGTGAGAAATGGGAGATGTTGTGGCAGGCGCCAACCAATGAGTGTGAATTGTATGCACGCTGTGGTTCATTTGGAAGCTGTGAGATCTACGATTCGCGCCCGGTTTGCAGTTGCTTGAAAGGGTTTAAACCAAAATCACAGAGAGATTGGGATAAGGGGAAGTATGATGCAGGGTGTGAGAGGAGCATAGCCTTGGGGTGTGGAGAAGCTGATACATTCATGAGGTTGCCGTTGAGGAAATGGCCTGACCATTCATCTTCACTGGGAAATATGACATTTCAGGAATGCCAAATGGAGTGCTCTAGGAGCTGCAATTGCACCGCTTTTGCGTATTCAAAAAGCACTTCTGACTCTGCAGTGAATTGTATAAACTGGTTTGGCGACTTGGTCGATTTGGCACATAACTATTCACCTGCAGGTGACTTCGGCCAAGATCTCTATGTTCGTGTTCATGCATCTGAGCTAATTAATGCAGATGGAAGCAGTGGAAATGATGATTCCCCTCACAGAAACATACGACGTCTTGTTGCAATAATAGTTGCCTCAGTCTCTTCATTGTTTCTTCTTACTGTTTTGGTGTATATCCTCACCCGTGGAAGGAAAG GTTGGGTTTCTAAAAAGTCTACGGAGTCATCTGATGCACCTCTTCTCGGAAAAGAAGATATAGAGTTGCTATATCTCAGTTTCAGGAGAATAATGGATGCTACAAACAATTTCGACGAAGCAAACAAACTTGGAGAGGGTGGTTTTGGACCTGTATATAAG GGATTTTTATCAGAATTTGGGATGGTAGCCATCAAGAGACTATCTAAGCAATCATCTCAAGGTTTGAAGGAGTTCATGAATGAGCTGAAGCTAATTGCAAAACTACAGCATACAAATCTTGTGTGCCTATTGGGTTGCTGCATTGAGGgtgaagaaaaaatattaatctaTGAGTACATGCCCAAGAGAAGTCTAGACAAATTCTTATTTG ATGCAATTCAGAAAGATAATTTAGATTGGAATACACGTTTACAAATAATAGAAGGAGTTGCGCAAGGAATTCTTTATCTTCACAAGTACTCTAGATTGAAAGTTATTCACCGGGACTTGAAAGCAAGTAATATTTTACTTGACGAAGCAATGAAACCCAAAATATCAGATTTCGGAATGGCAAGAATTTTTGGGATTGACCAAACTCAGGAGAAAACAAATCATGTGGTTGGGACATA tggTTACATTCCACCGGAATATGTATTGCATGGTCAATTTTCTGAGAAATCAGATGTATTCAGTTTTGGAGTGCTGCTATTGGAAATTGTTAGTGGCCGgaaaaattctaatttttttcgGACTCAACTGTCTCTCACTCTCCTAGGATGG GCATGGAAAAACTGGAAAGATGGACAACCGCTTGAATTTGTTGATCTAACCATAAAGGAATCATGTGACTCTCTCAAGGTCATAAGGTGCATCGAGGTGGGACTTCTATGCGTCCAAGCAATTCCAACGGATAGACCTATAATGTCTGATGTAGTTCAAATGTTGAGCAATGACCATGCATCACCAATTCCGCAACTCAAAGAACCTGCATTTGTTTCTAGTCAACCCAATTCCATTATTTGTACTAGTTCTCATTCTAATTCTAAAAATGAGATTACAATAAGTATTCTCGATCCTCGATAA
- the LOC116033464 gene encoding calcium-binding protein PBP1-like yields MAFQDMLPLMADKLGGEGLIEELCNGFRVLMDRNKGVITFESLKKNSAILGLQDLGDDEVWSMIKEGDLDGDGGLDQMEFCVLMFRLSPELMQESEAWLQTALQASSQVPR; encoded by the coding sequence ATGGCTTTCCAAGATATGCTGCCATTGATGGCTGATAAGCTGGGTGGGGAGGGGTTAATTGAAGAGCTCTGTAATGGGTTCAGGGTGCTGATGGACAGGAACAAAGGGGTGATTACGTTTGAGAGCCTGAAGAAGAACTCTGCCATATTAGGGCTTCAAGATTTGGGAGATGATGAGGTGTGGAGCATGATCAAAGAAGGGGATTTGGATGGTGATGGAGGGCTTGATCAGATGGAGTTCTGTGTTCTGATGTTTAGATTGAGCCCTGAGTTGATGCAGGAATCTGAAGCTTGGCTTCAAACAGCTCTGCAAGCTTCTTCCCAAGTTCCCAGATGA